The Anoplolepis gracilipes chromosome 5, ASM4749672v1, whole genome shotgun sequence region ataatacaatgtatatataagattgatgaatactattaataataatatgcaattgttgctaattatatttataatattgtatagatatatatattttcttttaatgattctttccaagattttcttgtaaaaagagaatatcCCAAAATGCTCCTTtccttataaatattaaatatattatataatagcttAAAAGCAATACATCTgcatttaacatataaaagattgtaaaattgtCACAAACTTtgatttctatatttctatgtaattaattctccattaattaaattcttcattagttgttaaatatattgtcatttaAAATGACACAATGTGAATTGTATGTGTAAttcttatgttaataatttacagacctatcatttttaatcatcAAGTTGACAAAGAGCAGCTACACCTCTGATAATCCAATGTGATTCATCGATATTCGTTGGAATCAAGATATACAGTATAAAATTGGAAGAATGTCCAGTAGTAGCCAATACACCACGTCTAGCACTCGTTTTATATACTGGACAATAATAGACATCTTTTAtatcgaatttaatttttatacctgGTTTTAACCATATAATCGGTAACACATCGAACATTATTTTAGGTTTAGATTCATCTAGCAGTTTTGTCTCTCTGTTCCATCGAGCTCCTTCCAAGAAAAGACcctgaaaaaaaaaccgtaattaaaaaaaattgataataaaaaatctaatataaacgAAGATGCGTCATCgctgcaaaataatataaaaacttcaatttagattttaattttaaaattagattttcattaaaaaatttttatttattttatatgttagcGAAATTTTACGTACGATGATGTAAACTCCAGAAGAAGGTGCAGTGTCGACGCTCGACTCGTACGAGGTGATCTCGAATTCGAAATCCAAATGATCGATCGGTATCTTATGCTTGCGAGCGTAATTTTGTAGCACCGCTGTCAAAAATGACTGCGTGAAAAAGAAACCGGATATCCAAAACACGTTTGGTGCATCGTGGTCGAtccaattttgtaaaaattgcaatctCGCCAACAGATCATTCACGTAGCTACCAAGTGGCTTCAAGCAAGGATATGATTTTCTGTCCCAAGCAAGCGGTACTTTACCGATGCTCATGCTAACGTAAACTTCCTCTAATTCCGGTGACATTAGCACTTGTCCTTTGATAGCCTTTCGCACATTACTCAACGTCTCCTTGATGACATTGGTAAGCTCGTTGAATTTAACAAGTTCTTGACACAACACCGTGTTCATGCTATTCATATAAAGTACTGGATACTTCTTTGACGCGGATTCAATATTGAATTGCGGTCGCATCTTTGATAGAATCTCACCGGCTAGACCGAAAACCACTTCATCCATGTCTCTCTCGACacctgataaaaaaataataaaaatttttattctagaaTATATGAAAGAATAAATGTAATCATGTATTATGTGAAAGTTATATCgccttaattttatatatatgatacagaaagattgcaataatatttgaaataaaatgttccTATACAATGCTTCTATAGAGAtgattatagatattaatgcTGTATAGAGCAAATAATAGAGTATATATTGAAAGCTATGTAAAAactgtatgtaataataagcacgacgtataatattaaaattagaaaaaaatctcaataattagaaaaactaaaataaatatacatatatcatttacTCGCCTACTCCGCTAATTTGTGGTTGAGTTAAAAGCGTGCCGGCCAACAGTTGTCTTGCTTCTCGATTGTCCTTCGCTATGTCTGCATTCTCGTGCAAACCAAAGACTTCCGGCATCTGATTAATAGGTAAACTGCGAATGTATTTCAGACATTCTTCGTAATCGGTATCTTCCGGCATATGATAAATTCCGCTcggagaaaagaaatatctgcataaaatcataaaaaatagaaattatatagaatatgaaaatagcttcaaaaaattcattagtatattatttacaaaaaatgttgTCAGTTTTctcgtaatatataattggttatctttcttataatttttgttatttttaacgttaaatactttgatctatttttaaaattttattaagataaatctcttgaaattaaataaagaagagagttttctttcttgtttatttttattcaaactatatttttcatgaaaaaatcaatttgaaattgcgcaaagaatacatttttagattttttaaattttgtataatgttaaaaacaaGTATTACCGTCTCTTTATGATAACATCAGGATTGTAAAAAATCTTCAATAACGAATTCAGTAGGCGTCTATCTTTATCATCAGTCACCCTGCCTCCATAGTTGCATTCTCCCGTCAGATAAATGAGTGCATCGAATGGCACTTCATcgtaatcatttaaaaatagctAAATGAACAAgatagtaaattatataatcatttaattttataatatttataaaattaataaaaaaaacaactgGCACGTACTTGCAATTGTAGAATACTGATACGTAAATCGGACTCGTTAAATTCGTAAGGTATGTTCCAGCCGAGTGGGCCAAAATTCCGTCTTTCCTGAATCACCGCGTGGAAGAAGCACAGAGAGAATAGCAATCTTCTCCATTCTACCACCTTTGTACATTCGCGGAAGAATTTAGGATCCGATATAGGATCGTTGAGGTAACTCCGTAGTAGATTGCTTTTCAGCCCTTTCGGCGGTTCGTTCGTCATCTTCACGCCGTTTTGCAGTATAGATACCGGGAATCCTTTTGACGGATAACTAGTCAGCCATATCCGAAAATCGTGATGCGTGTTTTCGGGCACGATGACCTCGTCGCATATCCGATCAAGTTCCTTCATCCATGAGATAGCGAGATGGCAGTTTTGCAAAATAACCCACTCGCCACTTTTAATACCTCTCTCAATCATGCTGATCGCGATGGGGCCTTGACCTTGACCTAGCGATATCGTCATGAGATTCTTTTTCGAGATTCCACGATCTTCGGCGAACTTTATCAGACCAGCCATCGGATCCGAACCAGGTGATAGCACAAAGATAAGAGGCGTGACGTTGCTCGAGTCGTCGTACGAGCTCTGGAGATCGAACGGCGGTGATTCCATGAACGGAGCGCCCATATGATGAATGACGAACGCTTGAACAGCGGCGGCTAGCTTGTCTGTTCTCACGCATCTCAGGATCACGAGTTTCCTCAAGCCCTCGGTTTCATGCTGAAAAGGTGGCGGAAACGGATGTTCTTGCGGGTTGGACAGAtcgtaatatattttccacTGTGATATGTTGGATTGAAAGGACTCTCTCAATTTTTCGAGACCCGGTAGAAGGCTAGCTCTCACGACTTCGGACCAGGATTTATCGGATAACCATGAGGAGTCGGGGTTGGGATAAGGATTGTCGAGAGCCACTCCGCCCGTCAATAAAAACACCCAGAGATCTTCCTCCAGTTTGTGAGCGGCACGTAGCAGACTGGTGCAAaggacaaaagaaaatatcaactTATCCTTTTCAAACAGAGATCGACATACATTTCTATAAATGCTTGCAGTGAAGTATGAATTGAGACTGTTCATTCGCGTGTCCAGATCATCCGATTGCTCGCTATTGGCTATTGCCGTGACGTAGAGATGCAGAAACCACGGTAGTGAGTACTGGTACATAGGATCGATATTAGCCAATTCAGAGATGCAGAAAAAGAGAACTGCTCCGTGTTTCGAGACCGGCTGATAGCCATTGCGAGCTTTATCTATTTCAGCTGATGTCTTCACCGCGACTTCCTGCTTTGCCTGAATATCTTCTGACAGTACTTTCGAAGTCGAGAGTATCTTAATAGCGGTCTCGTCTTCAAGTATGTTGCCTTCCGATGTCGTGAGAACCTCCAAAATCTTGTCCTCGATCTCCTTCAAGATTTTCCTGTTGTTCGCACCTTCTactattaattgatttttcttctcCTCTAAAGTCGGTAGTTCCTTGGCTACGACAATACCCAATAATTGATCCTGAAGACCTTGAGGTGTAATCATAAAATTCAATAGAGTTACTTTTACCGCGATCTCAGGCAAATAATGCGGATTTCGAAGGCGTGTGGTGATGTAAAATCGAAAGTTTGGATTATACTCCAGTACGGTCTCACcgaactttatatataacactCCGCGCTGCTTGTATACATTCTTCAGTAATACAGGTTCCAAAATCGCATCTATTTCTTCTAGAATATTCTCCAACAGTACTGGAGTTCCTAATTGAATGGCAGTCTCCATCACTCTCACATAGTTGGGATCTGTAAGTTTGATCACAACAAGTTTGTTTgctttttccatgttttttatCCACTTATTCGCCTGATTTTGTGGATCGATCATGAGTGGCCAGCGATCGGCGTGCTTCACGATTATTCCATTTTCTACAGAGAAGTTGTCAGCCGGTAGTCCATGAATAGCCCAGCCTCTAATTTCTATCGGTTCACCTAATATATCAATCAGATTGAACTTTTCGCCACACGGTATAGCTGCTTTCATGCAAGAAGCATGCCACTGACTGATCAATTTGTTCCTATATTCCACTGTGAATGCTCCTAGATAAGCCACTATCCCAGATGATAATAGAACGTCCCCAATTACATTACCTAAGCTAGCGCCCAGTTTATTAGCGGTTTCACTCCATCTATTTTTTTCGCCACTCAGACCGCTCAATAACTTCTCCGCCCTCTCCAATTTCTGTCTACAATAATCGATTTGATCTTCAAGCTTCTTCTTCTCGCGCATACATTCGGCGAACTCATCGTTCAGAGACTGCAGCTTCTGTGTTACTTCTTGCAGTAAAGCTCTCTTTTCGTTGAGCATTTCCATCTGCGCGGCCAGTGCGGCTTCAGCTTCTGCCAGCATCGCCTTTTTTGGTGCCACGACTTTAATTACACGATCGTACACTTCCATGGCACGTACCCACTTGCAGAGACCCTCGCAGGCGGTAGAGACTTTCTTAATCGCTTCCGGCTGGAAACTTCGatcatttataaacttttcgcGAATGCGCTTCATGTACGCGGGCGGTATATTATCCTTATCAAAGTTTTTCagattttccaaaaatttcaTGTCGCCCAACAGCTTGATCGACGCGGGCCAGTAGTCATCTATCATCTGTCCGGTAGTCGGATCCTGAACTCGATCTGGCTTTACGCCTTTCAGCACACAGACTGCTTCCATTACCAATCTAACACCAGCTGGCGGACTCTTCATTGCTTTCACAATCGTGATATCTGCTGGCTTGAGGGTATCTAGTGCCGCCAGAGCAGCTTCTAGTGCTGGAGTAGCTTCCGCCAGATCACTCTCGCAATCGTCTTTGATAGCCTGTGCCGCTGCTGCCGCTTCGTTCGCTAAGGCCTCATCGGCCGCTACAATTTCCTTCTTCGCTTCCACGTTGACAGTATCCTGTTCGATTCGGATCATCAGTTTGTCACTCAATTGTGACTGCGCCAATAACTTGGGCTGCAATTGTTGTAGTTCGTCTTGCATGATTGCCACCTGTCCGGCGGCAAAGTCCAGCTTCTCTAGACCGGTCTCATAACGATTCTGTTGGATGGTGATCTGCTCGATTTTTTGTCCATACAATCTATACAgggatttaattaattgcaggAAACTCGTGGGTGTCACATAATATCGTCTGCTGTACGTCAAGTAGTAATCCTCGCTTGTTATGGAAACGCTTGTATGGAATTGTTTGCAAATTTGCACGCACTTCTCTCGCAGTTCCGGACTGATATCTAGATCCCTCAATGACATCCTGGCTACTCTCTCGAGGGCGTCTTCTGGCCACAATGTAAACCAATCGATGGTGCAGCAATTGATGAGCGACGGAAACATCCTGAGACGATTTCGAAATGCATCGCCTATCGGCGAcattgtcaaaattatatgaagATTTTTCTTGATTCTCTCAATGAAAAGATTATAGAGCGCCATTGGTGTCGTTTCCACTTTTTTACCGCCACTCACTTCTCGCGCCACGGTCGTCATTTTCTCCAGTATCTCCGCCTTTTCTTCTACCGCGTACAAGTTAGGCACGTCTGCAGTGTTCAAGATCATATTGATATCCTCGATAAAGGATTCGTCCTTGATTTGATGATCGCCGAAGATAAAAACAGTAGGTTTGCCATCACAGCCGACGCGCAGTAACAAGTATTTCAAGTCCTCCCGCCATTCAGGTATTTCATAGGTCTTCGTAATTTCGATTTGTTGTATCAGATATTCACACATGCTAGTCGCTAATCTAGCACAAGAATTGCGACCGGAACCGCCCACTCCAACGAGCAAGGCATGACCGTTATCCTGTAGCAGCACACGAGATATGCGAGAGACGTGTTCGATGGCATATCGAAACAGCACCAGATTCATTGGCGTTTGTGAAACCGCATTATATTCAGCCAGATAGTAATCCATCTTTTCCTGGAGATCTTCCAGATCCGTTACCTCATCATATATTTTCGGCTCAGCATCGGGTTCAATGTAATTACCGAAGAAAAGATTGCGAATGTGAGAAATTGTGATCATCTTCTCGCCCGGTTTCAGCAAACTGGCGAGCACCTTGTCCAACGGCTGGCGCAATTTATCGTAACATGTGTATCGCACTATGTTAAATAACGTTTCACGATCGGTGTCATCTATCAGTCTGTCATGAAAAACTCGGTATACTTCATGAATCCACAATCTGATGAGTTTGTCGGGATCTTTCATTCTAGCAGCCGGCACGAGAAGCACACCACTAATAACCCGACTAAAGTCACGCAAGTTGAACTTGTAGTGACTTTTCGATGGTATCGGCAAAAAGTTTTTGATAGCCGCAAGAAATACATCCATGGTTCCGTTGACCACCATTTTGCCTAGCCGTGAAACCTCTGCGACAAAGCCTTTTGCGAAGTGCCAGTCGAGAATCGACGAGAAGATCTTGGTCATCGTGGCTTCCTCGAAGGAATCGATGCCGATCACGTGCATGTGACGAGTGAATCTCGGCGTTACGATGTTCGAGCCACCTCCAGGTGGTATCATAGCCGCAATCAACAAGATATCCACTAGATACAGAATCGAGGTATCCTTTGGATCGAACCAGTAGCCATGATCTATCCATTGACGAAGCAATTCTATTGGCGGTTGAGCGCCGTAAATTTCAATTTGCGGCATGCTGAGATCATCTACAAATAACACGCACTTTTTTCCCATGGCGGGACCATAGactccttttcttcttctatCCAACTTTGACATAACTATTTCTTGTGTCAACGGTGCAGTGGTACGAGcactgaaatttataatgttctCCAGAAATTTCTCCCGAGATAACGACATAAGGTAATTTAGTACGATAGCGGATTTGCCAGTGCCCGTTGGACCCACAAACAAAATCGGAATTGATCTATGCATAAAGTGTTTGATGAAGAAATGTTGAATGGATGTCTCGGTTGTTTGGATGATCAACTCACTGGCCTTCGCTGTTGCTGATAAAGGGGCCTGAaaggtatatttaaaatgttagtTTTTTATGTCTTGTTTTttctatgaatttttaatataagtttgtttaatttaaaactcaatttttattatttcctttgatatttttattatataaaaagatctaaaaattattaaacataaaagttgttagaaacttttcttttcaaatttcttctttgcttatttaatatacacgGTTGTTTCTTTATACCTGTTGCGTAGTATCCATCCAAGATATCCAGCAGCCATTGTTCCTTTTATCATAAATCCAATCGTACACCGTACCTTTATCGGgaaaaatttgttgttttgTCAGCTTGAACACCTTCGGCTTAGGATACTCGTCGACGTTACCGAGTAACAATTTTCGCAAATACACGTCGAAGATTTTTCTGCTGTCACTTATTAATGTTGAACACATGCCCCAAACTATGCTAAAGAGTAACACGCACTGAAGCCATACTGTGCTCACTTGCGTTTCTTCTGCTAACATCATACTGAATACTCTTGTAAAAGACTGTcacataacaaaaatatattaagatacatgaaaaattatatatattatttaaaattattgtatattagaaaagatatattatagcaTGTTATGTACGAaatgttttttgtttctttttttctattagtctGGCTTtaagtaaaacaattttacagaatgaacattaaaaaaaacttgttatgataattctattaattaataacaaattaacagtgaatttttctacaaattagTATTGAACTTTTTGGAAACTATATAcgcataattttgtttttaattttatctgacAAACTTTTCACAGCTTTTgacgttataattatataatatgatgaattaaacatgtataaattttttaacatcaatATTACTTACCAAAAACATATGTATCTCCGATATATCGATGAAAgtgttacaattatatttaataaattgtattattggCTCGGTCAACCATTCAATCAGTTCGATAATGAGTTCGTACTGTTCAAACAATAATTTCTCCTTGAGATGTTTTTTGTAGGATTCGAGGATAGGTGGCCAGCCCAATTGAGAAGGTTCCATGTAAATCATGCCGCATCTACTGACGGTGGCTGGCGAAGCGTGCTCGAGATCGGCTGGCTCGAACATCATGCTCATTTTAGGGGACATCTGTATAATTTCGCCGGACATTAAGCAAAGCTTTTTATTGTCGTCCAACACGGTGTTCATGCTCTCTATCCAGATCGCATCCACCGGACCGTCAAACACGATCCATTTGCGTTCCAGTGAGAAAGACTGCGCGTATTCGCGAAACGTATTGGCCAGTACGCCGTCCTTCCACTCATGTGACAACGGATCAAAGCTACCGTATAGTTGGTCCAGCGTGATAGCCTTAGGATTGATCACTCGATAAATCGTACGGTTTTCCCGCATCGTGGCTTTTCGTATACCCGACAGATCACCTAGGGCATCGACTAACGTTTGATAAGCCTGAGTCTTTCCACTTAAAGCCAAGCCGACAATCATCAGACCGTGTCGTACGAGTATCATTTCGTAGATCTGCACGATCTTCTCCAAGTACCAATCGGTAGCCTGCAGATTTCTTTTCGCCAGATTCACCTTTAGCATATCTATCAATTCGCCACGTTCCGGTTGAGGCAGTTGCACGTCCGGAAAGAGATCTGTGTAAATGCCGTTGAAGAGAGAAACGTCCTGAGACAAAAATTTAGGCAGGTTGACATCCACAATGGCGCGGAGGACTAGGACGGACTCGTTACGTTTCGGATATTTGAGTTTCAGATTACCGGCCGCTATCAACACGGTCTTGACAGCTCGCATACCATAATCGTAGTGATTTTGTGAACTCAATTGCTCGGAGCACAATTTGTAGGTATGAACTATTTTCTCCGCAAGATTTTTGGCATCCGTGAAGCCGTACGAGTACAAAGTGATTTCACCAATCATGGCATAGTCTGGCACCATCATTGCCACCGTTCGAAACAGGGCTTTCAGATTGTCCGGCAGTTCCTGTCGACCGGCATAGCCTGGATTCATCGTTATGATAACGTTGCAAGTGGGATTCAGTTTCAACTCGGTGCCCTCGAACACAAACTTATCCAATTTCATACTTATGGCCATCTGTATTGATAATATCTGTTGCGCGATCACAGATAGCACTTCCAGGTCGATCCTGTTAAACTCGTCGAAGCACGCCCAAGCTCCAGATTGTGCGATACCCTTAAAAAACTTGCCCATCGCTTTGAAATCCAATCCCTCGGAACAATTGAACACGACGCATTGCTTAGCCACAGCTTTGGCGAGATCTTTGGCTGTTTCCGTTTTGCCAGTGCCGGCAGGTCCTTCTGGTGAACCGCCAAGATTCAGCTTCAATGCACCCATCAGAGTCCTATAGCATCGATCAGTCAACGGCGTGATTACCAATCTGGATGTATTTCCGAGATACTCGAAAGCATACAAGATGTTAGTCGTAATCATAGAGACAGTAATACAGTCGTCTAGCCAATAATAGCGTAGCTGTACTATCCAATTAAAATCCAACGGATTGTCTACTTTCTTGTCGATCAGCAACTTAACTACGTCTCGAGCATGCACATCTATTACTATTAGAGCGTTCAATGTTATCCTGGCACCGGGTTCCAATTTACCACGTACAAGCGCTACGATATCTTCTATCTGATCGGTGCATTTATGTAAGTAAGACGCCGTGGAGCGATCCTCGAAAGATTCGTACACCTCGCTGGTCCAGTGTATCTGACTACTGCAAATGACAATTTGACCGGGCCATGAAAGCACCCATTCCTCGCGCATGGCTTCGAAATAAGCAATTATACTCTCCTCAGCGATATCACGCATTGAGGCTACCATGAGTTCTTCTACTTGGCATAGCCACCTTTCAACCATACCTTTCGCATCAGCAGGATAAATCTTACCACTCAGAGGCACGTACTCTTCTTCAGCTGACAGCATACCAATAATCTCCTCTTCTTTGGTGAAGCGAAGCTTATTGATACCTTCAAAGCACTTTCGTAGATGAGGTTGTACTCGCTGCGGATCTTTAGTCTCGGATAGAATTTCTAGAAGCTCGTCATTCGACAAGAAAAAGAATCGCGGGAAGAATAGACGCTTCTTCTCCAAGTACTCGTTCAGACCTTTCTGTATCTCCTCGAGCAGCAAATTGCAGAGCTTGAATTCTTGCAACATGTTCGGCATCGCGGTGGCATCGATCACTCGTTTATTTTCTGAGACGTACAACATGATGTTGCGCCAGATTTTGTCGATTCTACGGAAGTTTCTCGACTCGGTTGGCATCTGACGCATGATATCCTCACTGCTGAATATCGGTTCTAAATACATCCACGTGGATTGACAAAGCAGCCACTGATCGATGATGTCTTGCATCATTATCAGTTTTTCTTCCCACTGTTGCATTTCCTCCTCAAACGCCTTCACGAAAG contains the following coding sequences:
- the Dnah3 gene encoding dynein axonemal heavy chain 3 isoform X1, with protein sequence MAEEQEMCETLDKVNPMIARHADSSSETSKALQFVKKPKLIQESSWTKTVPYKHWHSYVKPTDSIGSIFTPSTYHHRVKTLTKREIKPAPRYLFSTDKILATPPRILIERHNKEVQRRVAAATEKKRYSLPENIISLRDLANGTWLRKKSRKVQALKKKELSIHERRITKRKLDREIVPYVEAEIPKSVEEQLTELTAVIDKEQRATAEDIAKVVYLRDYCISDHHLQPYDYVNIDAAKRRIIGKLQEREDFDKIMKDLEPEIINDYKQSLRSAIVDYILMDSDERKRLSIETLPVEFPILCIRSPVPWHQSKITASHSMRHCLFIGNEILRDIRDLWFSKYRQMRIIRMQDFGTFPVAAAEIEPKLNALCTAATDVLVKAWLADVAEIFLEKKYVWSQYFEMRPDASTAMIEKYFRSVNSLLSKQLRIMITKTLEDVRDFFVRYKAGNAFEGDYKELMFLETPFITVKVEPELYTTNLHCRPSILELHTTISRCFDKIIKVAATIPKIETILFPELKQKNYLFPIFRFEDTVLNLISDVLDVIIKHITGPDNYLKCYENLLYITSGIAEQKLDRFFKLEPVPLLRDFEQQIKAYDNLRKKISMFRCKIPLNMIEIDCNAVNDTMKEILYTLRSRICNFFADELRINNRELCSTFDEIAENISKMPETTQQVVELYNYLCESRDTTMFNLKRRLARSIELTLFLFDHQPLSDEDIHLNSRTITWPKEMEIVMELASKRLTMRKDFLEMLLRTRRDTFEKKIITMQLAIEQFKRKDPPVLTMEEMEQAVEEIEHISTTMAEIRKEAEEINEEEGLLDMELSPYMELPIMSSTVDTFDKLWHTALDFHRNYDKWLYGPFIGLDAEQVREETENTWRTLYKLSRVLTEVPGARRVAEMVRGKVEKFRQFIPVLQIICTPGLQARHWEIISKIVEVTIIPTDISSLAEMIEYGLPAYIAKLEEIASAATKEYTLQRNLQKMKDEWQEVYFELTLYRETGVAILTAVDDIQMLLDDHILKAQTMRGSPFVKAFEEEMQQWEEKLIMMQDIIDQWLLCQSTWMYLEPIFSSEDIMRQMPTESRNFRRIDKIWRNIMLYVSENKRVIDATAMPNMLQEFKLCNLLLEEIQKGLNEYLEKKRLFFPRFFFLSNDELLEILSETKDPQRVQPHLRKCFEGINKLRFTKEEEIIGMLSAEEEYVPLSGKIYPADAKGMVERWLCQVEELMVASMRDIAEESIIAYFEAMREEWVLSWPGQIVICSSQIHWTSEVYESFEDRSTASYLHKCTDQIEDIVALVRGKLEPGARITLNALIVIDVHARDVVKLLIDKKVDNPLDFNWIVQLRYYWLDDCITVSMITTNILYAFEYLGNTSRLVITPLTDRCYRTLMGALKLNLGGSPEGPAGTGKTETAKDLAKAVAKQCVVFNCSEGLDFKAMGKFFKGIAQSGAWACFDEFNRIDLEVLSVIAQQILSIQMAISMKLDKFVFEGTELKLNPTCNVIITMNPGYAGRQELPDNLKALFRTVAMMVPDYAMIGEITLYSYGFTDAKNLAEKIVHTYKLCSEQLSSQNHYDYGMRAVKTVLIAAGNLKLKYPKRNESVLVLRAIVDVNLPKFLSQDVSLFNGIYTDLFPDVQLPQPERGELIDMLKVNLAKRNLQATDWYLEKIVQIYEMILVRHGLMIVGLALSGKTQAYQTLVDALGDLSGIRKATMRENRTIYRVINPKAITLDQLYGSFDPLSHEWKDGVLANTFREYAQSFSLERKWIVFDGPVDAIWIESMNTVLDDNKKLCLMSGEIIQMSPKMSMMFEPADLEHASPATVSRCGMIYMEPSQLGWPPILESYKKHLKEKLLFEQYELIIELIEWLTEPIIQFIKYNCNTFIDISEIHMFLSFTRVFSMMLAEETQVSTVWLQCVLLFSIVWGMCSTLISDSRKIFDVYLRKLLLGNVDEYPKPKVFKLTKQQIFPDKGTVYDWIYDKRNNGCWISWMDTTQQAPLSATAKASELIIQTTETSIQHFFIKHFMHRSIPILFVGPTGTGKSAIVLNYLMSLSREKFLENIINFSARTTAPLTQEIVMSKLDRRRKGVYGPAMGKKCVLFVDDLSMPQIEIYGAQPPIELLRQWIDHGYWFDPKDTSILYLVDILLIAAMIPPGGGSNIVTPRFTRHMHVIGIDSFEEATMTKIFSSILDWHFAKGFVAEVSRLGKMVVNGTMDVFLAAIKNFLPIPSKSHYKFNLRDFSRVISGVLLVPAARMKDPDKLIRLWIHEVYRVFHDRLIDDTDRETLFNIVRYTCYDKLRQPLDKVLASLLKPGEKMITISHIRNLFFGNYIEPDAEPKIYDEVTDLEDLQEKMDYYLAEYNAVSQTPMNLVLFRYAIEHVSRISRVLLQDNGHALLVGVGGSGRNSCARLATSMCEYLIQQIEITKTYEIPEWREDLKYLLLRVGCDGKPTVFIFGDHQIKDESFIEDINMILNTADVPNLYAVEEKAEILEKMTTVAREVSGGKKVETTPMALYNLFIERIKKNLHIILTMSPIGDAFRNRLRMFPSLINCCTIDWFTLWPEDALERVARMSLRDLDISPELREKCVQICKQFHTSVSITSEDYYLTYSRRYYVTPTSFLQLIKSLYRLYGQKIEQITIQQNRYETGLEKLDFAAGQVAIMQDELQQLQPKLLAQSQLSDKLMIRIEQDTVNVEAKKEIVAADEALANEAAAAAQAIKDDCESDLAEATPALEAALAALDTLKPADITIVKAMKSPPAGVRLVMEAVCVLKGVKPDRVQDPTTGQMIDDYWPASIKLLGDMKFLENLKNFDKDNIPPAYMKRIREKFINDRSFQPEAIKKVSTACEGLCKWVRAMEVYDRVIKVVAPKKAMLAEAEAALAAQMEMLNEKRALLQEVTQKLQSLNDEFAECMREKKKLEDQIDYCRQKLERAEKLLSGLSGEKNRWSETANKLGASLGNVIGDVLLSSGIVAYLGAFTVEYRNKLISQWHASCMKAAIPCGEKFNLIDILGEPIEIRGWAIHGLPADNFSVENGIIVKHADRWPLMIDPQNQANKWIKNMEKANKLVVIKLTDPNYVRVMETAIQLGTPVLLENILEEIDAILEPVLLKNVYKQRGVLYIKFGETVLEYNPNFRFYITTRLRNPHYLPEIAVKVTLLNFMITPQGLQDQLLGIVVAKELPTLEEKKNQLIVEGANNRKILKEIEDKILEVLTTSEGNILEDETAIKILSTSKVLSEDIQAKQEVAVKTSAEIDKARNGYQPVSKHGAVLFFCISELANIDPMYQYSLPWFLHLYVTAIANSEQSDDLDTRMNSLNSYFTASIYRNVCRSLFEKDKLIFSFVLCTSLLRAAHKLEEDLWVFLLTGGVALDNPYPNPDSSWLSDKSWSEVVRASLLPGLEKLRESFQSNISQWKIYYDLSNPQEHPFPPPFQHETEGLRKLVILRCVRTDKLAAAVQAFVIHHMGAPFMESPPFDLQSSYDDSSNVTPLIFVLSPGSDPMAGLIKFAEDRGISKKNLMTISLGQGQGPIAISMIERGIKSGEWVILQNCHLAISWMKELDRICDEVIVPENTHHDFRIWLTSYPSKGFPVSILQNGVKMTNEPPKGLKSNLLRSYLNDPISDPKFFRECTKVVEWRRLLFSLCFFHAVIQERRNFGPLGWNIPYEFNESDLRISILQLQLFLNDYDEVPFDALIYLTGECNYGGRVTDDKDRRLLNSLLKIFYNPDVIIKRRYFFSPSGIYHMPEDTDYEECLKYIRSLPINQMPEVFGLHENADIAKDNREARQLLAGTLLTQPQISGVGVERDMDEVVFGLAGEILSKMRPQFNIESASKKYPVLYMNSMNTVLCQELVKFNELTNVIKETLSNVRKAIKGQVLMSPELEEVYVSMSIGKVPLAWDRKSYPCLKPLGSYVNDLLARLQFLQNWIDHDAPNVFWISGFFFTQSFLTAVLQNYARKHKIPIDHLDFEFEITSYESSVDTAPSSGVYIIGLFLEGARWNRETKLLDESKPKIMFDVLPIIWLKPGIKIKFDIKDVYYCPVYKTSARRGVLATTGHSSNFILYILIPTNIDESHWIIRGVAALCQLDD